A genomic segment from Amphiura filiformis chromosome 10, Afil_fr2py, whole genome shotgun sequence encodes:
- the LOC140163309 gene encoding uncharacterized protein → MANIWKSSLSARFKQRRFTATVESVRLYGCAAWTVTSKLAKELDGCYTRLLRSMRNVHWKQHMTNKELYGDLPKLSDKIRERQTRFAGHFYRNKTEPVSQLVHWIPKHGKRKQGRPALTYIDMLKQDTGLETTDMTTAMQDRKIWRAITVRGHHST, encoded by the coding sequence ATGGCCAATATCTGGAAGTCTTCGCTCTCAGCAAGATTCAAACAGCGCCGATTTACAGCAACAGTGGAATCGGTACGGCTCTATGGGTGTGCAGCATGGACAGTCACTTCCAAACTGGCAAAGGAGCTGGATGGCTGCTATACCAGACTGTTGAGGTCAATGCGTAATGTCCACTGGAAACAGCACATGACAAACAAGGAGCTGTATGGTGACCTTCCAAAGTTATCGGACAAGATCAGAGAGAGACAGACTCGTTTTGCTGGTCACTTCTATAGAAACAAGACAGAACCTGTATCTCAACTGGTGCACTGGATTCCGAAGCATGGGAAAAGGAAACAAGGAAGGCCTGCCCTAACATACATTGATATGTTGAAACAAGACACCGGACTTGAAACAACTGACATGACAACAGCAATGCAAGACAGGAAGATATGgagggccatcacagttcgaggacaccactcgacatAG